One genomic region from Vicinamibacterales bacterium encodes:
- the htpG gene encoding molecular chaperone HtpG translates to MTGSVETFQFQAETKQLLDIVIHSLYSQKEIFLRELISNASDALDRVRLEALTNHDLLAANETLEIRLATDSNARTLSIEDNGIGMTRAEVAENIGTIAKSGTRELVERLQSAQSGDAAQLIGQFGVGFYSVFMVADRITLITRRAGEEAATRWSSSGDGTYELADDNRFSRGTTVTLHLKPVDAEHGISDFTDPLVLQGLVKRYSDFVSYPIKATVPEPGADASAAPEERTINSMQPIWTRPASEVKDEEFTEFYRHVARDWGEPLDRLSLRAEGRLEYQALLFFPRHAPFDLYFRDQQFGLQLYVRRVLIMDRCQNLLPPYLRFVKGIVDSADLPLNVSREMIQQDRHISQMQNWLSRKVLEHLQQMLDSDRDKFMTLWGEFGAVLKEGVAGDGDVKDRLLPLLLFQSSNDPVALTALDEYVTRMKPEQTEIYYLTGESRAVVEHSPHLEAFQAKAYEVLYFVDPVDELVAERVQDFSGKPVKSIGKGTVELGSEDDRKQAEANLSEQRKRFASLLEFLQTTLDDAVKEVRLSTRLIASPVCLVGADDDISPTLERMLRRSQGSGAGAQQKRILELNPKHAITSKLQERFEADQSDPLLVDYAHLLLGYALLAEGSDLPDPSRFNKSIGDLMVNGL, encoded by the coding sequence ATGACTGGGTCGGTGGAAACTTTCCAATTCCAAGCTGAAACCAAGCAGTTGCTCGATATTGTGATCCACTCGCTTTACTCCCAAAAGGAAATCTTTTTGAGGGAGTTGATATCAAACGCTTCGGACGCCCTGGACCGGGTCCGGCTCGAGGCCCTGACAAATCATGACCTCCTGGCCGCTAACGAGACCCTCGAAATCCGCTTAGCAACCGATTCGAACGCCCGGACCCTCAGTATCGAAGACAACGGGATTGGGATGACCCGAGCCGAGGTCGCTGAGAACATCGGGACAATCGCGAAGTCCGGAACTCGTGAGCTCGTCGAACGGCTTCAATCGGCTCAATCGGGTGATGCAGCACAACTCATCGGCCAATTCGGTGTTGGCTTTTATTCAGTCTTTATGGTGGCTGACCGTATCACGCTAATCACACGCCGGGCCGGTGAGGAAGCAGCGACGCGGTGGTCGTCAAGTGGCGATGGCACATATGAACTCGCTGACGATAACCGCTTCTCGCGCGGCACAACGGTCACCCTCCACCTGAAGCCAGTGGATGCCGAGCACGGCATCAGCGATTTTACGGACCCCTTAGTCCTTCAGGGCCTAGTGAAGCGGTACTCCGACTTTGTTAGTTATCCCATTAAGGCAACGGTCCCTGAGCCCGGCGCGGATGCCAGCGCCGCACCCGAGGAGCGCACCATTAATTCAATGCAGCCGATCTGGACAAGGCCGGCAAGCGAGGTGAAGGACGAAGAGTTCACGGAGTTCTATCGCCATGTCGCGCGCGATTGGGGTGAACCGCTAGATCGCCTGTCACTCCGGGCCGAGGGACGTCTTGAATATCAGGCGTTACTTTTTTTCCCGAGGCATGCACCGTTCGATTTGTATTTCCGGGACCAACAGTTCGGTCTCCAGCTCTACGTGCGCAGAGTGCTGATCATGGACCGCTGCCAGAACTTACTGCCTCCCTATCTCCGCTTCGTCAAGGGCATAGTCGATTCCGCCGATCTACCACTCAACGTATCACGTGAAATGATTCAGCAAGATCGACACATCAGCCAGATGCAAAATTGGCTTAGCCGAAAGGTTTTGGAACATCTACAACAGATGCTCGATTCTGATCGCGACAAATTTATGACTTTGTGGGGAGAGTTCGGTGCAGTTTTGAAAGAAGGCGTGGCTGGAGATGGAGACGTTAAGGATCGTTTGCTGCCACTGCTACTGTTCCAGTCATCGAACGACCCGGTTGCTCTAACTGCACTTGATGAATATGTCACCCGAATGAAACCGGAGCAAACAGAAATCTATTACTTGACCGGCGAATCGCGAGCAGTTGTTGAACACTCGCCGCATCTTGAAGCGTTCCAGGCTAAGGCCTACGAGGTGCTTTATTTTGTAGACCCAGTAGATGAGTTGGTCGCCGAACGTGTTCAAGACTTTAGCGGGAAACCGGTTAAATCGATCGGGAAGGGCACGGTGGAATTGGGCAGCGAGGACGATCGGAAGCAGGCTGAAGCAAACCTGAGTGAACAGCGAAAGCGGTTCGCTAGCCTTCTAGAATTTCTGCAGACAACCCTGGACGATGCGGTTAAGGAAGTACGGCTGTCCACCCGGCTAATAGCTTCACCGGTTTGTCTTGTTGGCGCTGATGATGACATCAGCCCCACGCTCGAACGGATGCTTCGGCGGAGTCAGGGCTCTGGCGCAGGTGCACAACAGAAAAGAATTCT